One genomic region from Arthrobacter sp. YN encodes:
- the groL gene encoding chaperonin GroEL (60 kDa chaperone family; promotes refolding of misfolded polypeptides especially under stressful conditions; forms two stacked rings of heptamers to form a barrel-shaped 14mer; ends can be capped by GroES; misfolded proteins enter the barrel where they are refolded when GroES binds), producing the protein MAKQLAFNDAARRSLEAGIDKLANTVKVTLGPRGRNVVLDKKWGAPTITNDGVTIAREVELDDPYENLGAQLAKEVATKTNDVAGDGTTTATVLAQALVKEGLRNVAAGAAPGEIKRGIEVSVEAVAARLLENAREVEGTQVASVAAISAQSDEVGELLAEAFGKVGKDGVITIEESSTTQTELVLTEGMQFDKGYLSPYFVTDAERQEAVLEDALILINQGKISSLQDFLPLLEKALQANKPLFIIAEDIEGEALSTLIVNRIRGTLNVVAVKAPGFGDRRKAMLQDIATLTGAQVVSPDLGLSLDTVGLEVLGTARRITVTKDNTTIVDGAGTAEDVADRVAQLRAELTRTDSDWDKEKLQERLAKLAGGIGVIKVGAATEVELKEKKHRIEDAVSSTRAALEEGIVSGGGSALIHALKALDESPAVKALEGDAAAAVGIVRRALVQPLRWIAQNAGFDGFVVVAKVSELEANHGFNAKSGEYEDLIAAGVIDPVKVTRSALRNAASIAALVLTTETLVAEKPAEEEDAHAGHSH; encoded by the coding sequence ATGGCAAAGCAGCTTGCTTTTAACGATGCTGCCCGCCGGTCTCTTGAGGCCGGTATCGACAAGCTCGCCAACACTGTCAAGGTGACGCTTGGCCCGCGCGGCCGCAACGTCGTGCTGGACAAGAAGTGGGGCGCTCCCACGATCACCAACGATGGCGTCACCATCGCGCGTGAAGTTGAGCTTGACGACCCCTACGAGAACCTTGGCGCACAGCTGGCCAAGGAAGTAGCCACCAAGACCAACGACGTCGCAGGCGACGGCACCACCACGGCCACCGTGCTTGCACAGGCCCTGGTCAAGGAAGGCCTGCGCAACGTTGCCGCCGGCGCCGCTCCGGGTGAGATCAAGCGTGGCATCGAGGTTTCCGTTGAAGCCGTCGCAGCCCGCCTCCTGGAGAACGCCCGCGAAGTTGAAGGCACCCAGGTTGCCAGCGTCGCAGCCATCTCCGCGCAGAGCGACGAAGTCGGCGAGCTCCTCGCCGAAGCGTTCGGCAAGGTTGGCAAGGACGGTGTCATCACCATTGAAGAGTCCTCCACCACCCAGACCGAGCTGGTCCTCACCGAAGGCATGCAGTTCGACAAGGGCTACCTGTCCCCGTACTTCGTCACCGACGCAGAGCGCCAGGAAGCCGTCCTCGAGGACGCCCTCATCCTGATTAACCAGGGCAAAATCTCCTCGCTGCAGGACTTCCTGCCGCTGTTGGAGAAGGCCCTGCAGGCCAACAAGCCGCTCTTCATCATTGCCGAAGACATCGAAGGCGAAGCCCTCTCGACGCTGATCGTCAACCGCATCCGCGGCACCCTCAACGTTGTTGCCGTCAAGGCTCCGGGCTTCGGCGACCGCCGCAAGGCCATGCTCCAGGACATCGCCACGCTCACGGGCGCCCAGGTTGTTTCCCCGGACCTTGGCCTGAGCCTGGACACCGTTGGCCTCGAGGTACTCGGTACCGCACGCCGCATCACGGTGACCAAGGACAACACCACCATCGTTGACGGCGCCGGCACTGCTGAGGACGTGGCTGACCGCGTTGCCCAGCTGCGCGCTGAGCTCACCCGGACGGACTCCGACTGGGACAAGGAAAAGCTGCAGGAACGCCTGGCCAAGCTGGCCGGCGGCATCGGCGTGATCAAGGTCGGCGCAGCCACCGAGGTTGAGCTGAAGGAAAAGAAGCACCGCATCGAGGACGCTGTTTCCTCTACGCGTGCAGCCCTCGAAGAAGGCATCGTTTCCGGTGGCGGTTCCGCTCTCATCCACGCCCTCAAGGCACTGGACGAGTCCCCGGCCGTCAAGGCGCTGGAAGGTGACGCAGCAGCAGCTGTGGGCATCGTCCGCCGCGCCCTGGTTCAGCCGCTGCGCTGGATCGCCCAGAACGCCGGCTTCGACGGTTTCGTTGTTGTTGCCAAGGTGTCCGAGCTGGAAGCCAACCACGGCTTCAACGCCAAGTCCGGCGAGTACGAGGACCTGATCGCCGCTGGCGTGATCGACCCCGTCAAGGTCACCCGTTCGGCTCTCCGCAACGCCGCTTCCATCGCTGCCCTGGTTCTCACCACCGAGACCCTGGTTGCCGAGAAGCCGGCTGAGGAAGAAGACGCACACGCAGGCCACAGCCACTAG
- a CDS encoding helix-turn-helix transcriptional regulator encodes MSNDYAGHNLGSRTLGVLRASLERCLGLPRPGGYRRRPASQDIELVASVAMLLGKESEGVAYLTRAHDEYVTMGDIAGAARCAAWLVLYLMNLGEPARGSGWLSRAKQLVDGMDDPTEAEGYLLIPSALGALYGGNPEAGNELFGRALAVGQRFHDRDLTALGQLGVGTARIALGFPAEGLEFLDDVMVSVTAGEVSPIPSGIIYCAVIGSCRLTLDVKRAHEWTAALARWCGQQPDMVMFSGQCQSHRAELFILHGAWEDATAALRIAQDRSRHGDPEAVWGAWYLQGELFRLTGRDDEAMAAYAKAAETGFEALPGLALVLAGQGKEPQAQSMLRRALSLSDPANRRRLLPAVVDVELAAGDVKAARAAADEFGSPEGGGMPLEQALAGQAEATVLLAEGKPHASLSVARKAWRLWYSLEAPYGAASCRVLAGRACSQLGDPDSAAMEFEAAKDEFADLGAAPAVAHVLELTGEKSQNSSPLTSRELEVLQLVASGHANRTIARELYLSEKTVARHVSNILSKLAVPSRTAATGYAFEHGLIH; translated from the coding sequence ATGAGTAACGACTATGCCGGCCACAACCTTGGATCTCGGACGCTCGGCGTTCTTCGAGCATCGCTGGAGCGATGCCTTGGACTGCCTCGCCCGGGCGGATACCGAAGGCGGCCTGCCTCCCAGGACATTGAGCTTGTTGCCTCGGTTGCCATGCTCCTGGGCAAGGAATCGGAAGGTGTGGCCTATCTGACGCGGGCACATGACGAGTACGTGACCATGGGGGACATTGCCGGAGCTGCCCGCTGCGCTGCGTGGCTGGTCCTGTACCTTATGAACCTCGGGGAACCCGCACGTGGTTCCGGCTGGTTATCCAGGGCCAAGCAGTTGGTGGATGGGATGGATGACCCCACCGAAGCGGAGGGCTACCTTTTGATCCCATCGGCGCTGGGCGCGCTGTATGGGGGAAACCCGGAAGCCGGCAACGAGCTTTTTGGCCGTGCCTTGGCTGTGGGGCAGCGCTTCCACGACCGGGACCTGACGGCCTTGGGCCAGCTGGGCGTGGGTACAGCACGGATCGCGTTGGGTTTTCCCGCTGAGGGCCTGGAGTTCCTGGACGACGTCATGGTTTCCGTCACCGCCGGCGAAGTGTCGCCCATTCCGTCCGGCATTATCTACTGTGCAGTCATCGGAAGCTGTCGCCTGACCTTGGACGTCAAGCGTGCCCACGAGTGGACAGCTGCACTTGCCCGGTGGTGCGGACAGCAACCGGACATGGTCATGTTCAGCGGGCAGTGCCAGTCGCACAGGGCCGAACTGTTCATCCTCCACGGTGCCTGGGAGGATGCCACGGCCGCACTCCGGATCGCCCAGGACCGTTCCCGCCATGGCGACCCGGAAGCAGTCTGGGGCGCGTGGTACCTCCAGGGCGAGCTGTTTCGCCTGACCGGCCGTGACGATGAAGCCATGGCAGCTTATGCCAAGGCCGCTGAGACCGGATTCGAGGCCCTGCCAGGGCTGGCACTCGTCCTGGCCGGGCAGGGCAAAGAGCCACAAGCCCAGTCCATGCTTCGCCGTGCCCTTTCCCTTTCTGACCCAGCCAACCGCCGTCGACTCCTCCCGGCCGTCGTCGACGTCGAACTTGCTGCCGGAGACGTCAAGGCGGCTCGGGCCGCCGCAGACGAGTTCGGGTCCCCGGAAGGCGGCGGCATGCCCCTCGAGCAGGCGCTCGCTGGCCAGGCGGAAGCCACTGTGCTGCTTGCGGAGGGCAAACCGCACGCTTCCCTGTCAGTGGCGAGAAAGGCGTGGCGTCTTTGGTACAGCCTGGAGGCTCCGTACGGCGCGGCCAGTTGCAGGGTCCTGGCGGGGCGTGCTTGCTCGCAGCTGGGAGATCCGGACTCGGCTGCCATGGAGTTTGAAGCTGCCAAAGATGAGTTTGCCGATCTCGGAGCGGCGCCTGCAGTGGCCCATGTTTTGGAGCTCACGGGCGAGAAAAGTCAGAACAGTTCTCCGCTGACCAGCCGTGAGCTGGAAGTCTTGCAGCTCGTTGCCAGTGGCCACGCGAACCGTACCATCGCCAGGGAGCTGTATCTCAGCGAAAAGACCGTGGCCAGGCACGTCAGCAACATCCTGTCCAAACTTGCTGTGCCGTCCAGGACCGCCGCCACGGGCTACGCCTTCGAGCATGGCCTGATCCACTGA
- a CDS encoding class I SAM-dependent methyltransferase, with translation MPHAPQEQIAPLLTTEGWELLASLGPYREADAFSTNADLRKAGHSAELVAAVLTQSRLRTRAEAKFGEFARQMLFTQAGLEQATRLNVAARHAERFAKAGISHVADLGCGLGADSMAMASMDISVTAVEMDETTAACATINLIPFPHATVVHSDATSVELDGIDGVWLDPARRTTSTSGTKRIWDPEAFSPPLSFVEKLAATGRAIGVKMGPGIPHDSVPSGCEAQWVSVGGDVTEVTLWFNAVARPGVRRAALVIGSQGAAEITSGEDFDAGPAAAVGPVEGFLYEPDGAVIRAGLVADIAERLGGHLVDEHIAYICAPELHDTPFARAYKVLEVMPYNVKALKAWVKSNGITVLDIKKRGTAVTPEELRKQLLPAKPSKGKDAKTATLVLTRIGEERVAVVVEPVTA, from the coding sequence ATGCCTCACGCACCGCAGGAACAGATCGCACCCTTGCTGACCACTGAAGGATGGGAACTCCTGGCCTCCTTGGGGCCCTACCGCGAGGCCGACGCTTTCAGCACCAATGCGGATCTCCGCAAAGCCGGCCACTCCGCCGAATTGGTGGCCGCAGTCCTGACGCAATCACGGCTGCGCACCCGCGCCGAGGCAAAGTTCGGCGAGTTCGCCCGGCAGATGCTGTTCACCCAGGCAGGCTTGGAGCAGGCCACGCGGTTGAATGTCGCCGCCCGGCACGCCGAGCGCTTCGCCAAGGCCGGCATCTCCCATGTGGCCGACCTCGGGTGTGGCCTCGGCGCCGATTCCATGGCCATGGCGTCCATGGACATTTCAGTGACAGCCGTTGAGATGGATGAAACCACTGCTGCCTGCGCCACCATTAACCTCATCCCGTTCCCGCACGCCACCGTGGTGCACTCGGACGCCACGTCTGTGGAGCTGGACGGGATCGACGGCGTATGGCTGGATCCTGCACGCCGCACGACGTCCACGTCGGGGACCAAGCGGATTTGGGACCCTGAGGCCTTCTCTCCCCCCTTGTCCTTCGTGGAGAAGCTGGCGGCCACCGGACGTGCCATCGGCGTCAAGATGGGCCCCGGCATCCCGCATGACTCCGTTCCCTCCGGCTGTGAAGCCCAGTGGGTCTCGGTGGGCGGGGACGTCACCGAAGTGACCCTGTGGTTCAACGCCGTAGCCCGACCCGGCGTGCGCCGTGCTGCCCTGGTCATCGGCAGCCAGGGCGCCGCCGAAATCACCAGCGGCGAGGACTTCGACGCCGGTCCGGCAGCCGCCGTCGGGCCTGTTGAAGGTTTCTTGTACGAACCGGACGGCGCAGTGATCCGCGCAGGCCTGGTGGCCGACATCGCTGAAAGGCTGGGCGGGCATCTGGTGGACGAGCACATCGCCTACATCTGCGCGCCGGAACTGCACGACACTCCGTTTGCCCGGGCCTACAAGGTGCTTGAGGTGATGCCCTACAACGTCAAGGCCCTCAAGGCCTGGGTGAAAAGCAATGGCATCACCGTGCTGGACATCAAGAAGCGCGGCACGGCCGTGACTCCCGAGGAGCTGCGCAAGCAATTGCTTCCCGCCAAACCATCAAAGGGCAAGGACGCAAAAACAGCCACCCTGGTCCTCACCAGGATCGGCGAGGAAAGAGTGGCTGTTGTGGTGGAGCCGGTCACGGCCTAG
- a CDS encoding DUF389 domain-containing protein, with translation MIVQLRLCVPTEMSEAAVKCCTDNTGAAEVAVHKSASVVPPGDVITVQIARESAEELIERLHELKVPDLGSISISSPDLVLSKRADDAEAAAPGESADAVIWDEVSRQTGEDSKLTWSFLAFLVIATQLAAIGIVTDSTIAIVGAMVVGPEFGPLAALAVGLVERKWRLVRASVLALGVGFPLAMLVTAVAAWLSVPLGLFPEDTLERGSAVEFIYHPGPYSLIVAALAGAAGMLSMISHRSSALVGVFISVTTVPAAGYVAVALVLGEYSKAAGSAMQLALNLVGIVSAAAAVLLFYRLIGKRVSLARRPSGSGRRSVANRRAR, from the coding sequence ATGATCGTGCAGCTGCGCCTTTGCGTGCCAACGGAGATGTCCGAGGCCGCCGTGAAGTGTTGCACCGATAACACCGGAGCCGCCGAGGTGGCCGTTCACAAAAGTGCTTCCGTAGTGCCACCTGGCGACGTGATCACCGTTCAGATCGCCCGGGAATCCGCGGAAGAACTGATCGAGCGGCTTCATGAGCTCAAGGTTCCGGACCTGGGCTCCATCTCCATATCGTCGCCGGACCTGGTCCTGTCCAAACGCGCTGACGACGCCGAGGCAGCCGCGCCCGGAGAATCGGCCGACGCCGTCATTTGGGACGAGGTTTCCAGGCAAACCGGCGAGGACTCGAAACTGACGTGGAGCTTCCTGGCATTTTTGGTGATTGCGACGCAGTTGGCGGCGATCGGGATTGTGACCGATTCAACCATCGCGATTGTGGGCGCAATGGTGGTGGGACCCGAGTTCGGACCGCTCGCTGCGTTGGCTGTGGGGCTGGTGGAACGCAAGTGGCGATTGGTACGTGCCTCGGTGCTCGCCCTGGGTGTTGGTTTCCCCCTCGCGATGCTGGTCACGGCAGTTGCAGCGTGGCTCTCAGTGCCCCTCGGGTTGTTCCCCGAGGACACGTTGGAGCGGGGATCAGCCGTCGAGTTCATCTACCATCCGGGTCCGTACTCGCTGATCGTGGCCGCACTCGCCGGAGCGGCGGGAATGCTGTCCATGATCAGCCACCGGTCCTCAGCGCTGGTGGGTGTGTTCATTTCCGTCACGACTGTTCCGGCTGCAGGCTACGTTGCCGTTGCGTTGGTTCTGGGTGAATACAGCAAAGCGGCCGGATCAGCGATGCAGCTGGCACTCAACCTGGTGGGCATCGTGTCAGCTGCGGCTGCGGTTTTATTGTTCTACCGGCTCATCGGCAAGCGGGTCTCCTTGGCCCGGCGACCGTCCGGCTCCGGACGTCGCTCCGTTGCCAACCGGCGGGCCAGGTAG
- the groES gene encoding co-chaperone GroES has translation MSVSIKPLEDRIVVRPLEAEQTTASGLVIPDSAQEKPQEGEVVAIGPGRFDDNGNRVPVDVAVGDVVIYSKYGGTEVKTGGNEYLVLSARDVLAIVVK, from the coding sequence GTGTCGGTCTCGATTAAGCCTCTTGAGGATCGTATTGTTGTTCGCCCGCTCGAAGCAGAGCAGACCACGGCTTCCGGCCTGGTCATTCCGGACTCCGCACAGGAAAAGCCGCAGGAAGGCGAAGTTGTTGCAATCGGCCCCGGCCGCTTCGATGACAACGGCAACCGCGTACCGGTTGACGTAGCTGTTGGCGACGTCGTCATCTACTCCAAGTACGGTGGAACCGAAGTCAAGACCGGCGGCAACGAGTACCTCGTTCTGTCCGCCCGCGACGTCCTTGCGATCGTCGTAAAGTAA
- a CDS encoding shikimate 5-dehydrogenase, with amino-acid sequence MPILNKDMSLCISLAARPSNIGTRFHNYLYDLLGLNFVYKAFAPTDITLAVAGIRGLPIRGAAVSMPYKEAVIPLVDVMDPSAKAIDSVNTIVNNDGVLTAYNTDYIAIARLLKDHQVPSSHTVLLRGAGGMAKAVAAALRDAGFTAVTIVARNETTGRALADLYGFGWQDDVNGSTADLIINVTPLGMAGADETAQSFDDATIAAAQVVFDVVALPSETPLITAARNSGTKVITGAEVIAIQAEEQFVLYTGVRPSAGQVREASEFSRR; translated from the coding sequence ATGCCAATCCTGAACAAAGACATGTCCCTGTGCATTTCGCTTGCGGCCCGGCCCAGCAATATCGGGACCAGGTTCCACAACTATCTCTACGATCTGCTCGGCCTGAACTTTGTTTACAAGGCATTCGCGCCCACTGACATCACCCTCGCGGTAGCGGGCATCCGCGGCCTCCCCATCCGGGGTGCCGCGGTGTCCATGCCGTACAAGGAAGCCGTCATCCCGCTGGTTGACGTGATGGACCCTTCGGCCAAAGCCATCGATTCGGTGAACACCATCGTGAACAACGACGGCGTCCTTACTGCCTACAACACCGATTACATCGCCATTGCCCGGCTCCTGAAGGACCACCAGGTTCCCAGCAGCCACACTGTCCTTCTCAGGGGTGCCGGAGGCATGGCCAAGGCCGTAGCCGCAGCGCTCCGGGACGCGGGGTTCACCGCTGTCACTATCGTGGCCCGCAATGAAACCACCGGCCGTGCACTCGCGGACCTCTACGGATTCGGGTGGCAGGACGACGTCAACGGCTCAACAGCGGACCTGATCATCAACGTCACCCCGCTGGGCATGGCGGGTGCGGACGAAACTGCCCAGTCCTTCGATGACGCCACCATTGCTGCTGCGCAGGTGGTGTTCGACGTCGTTGCGCTGCCTTCGGAGACGCCGCTCATCACCGCCGCCAGAAACTCCGGCACGAAGGTCATCACCGGTGCCGAGGTCATCGCCATCCAGGCCGAAGAACAATTCGTGCTGTACACGGGTGTGCGCCCCAGTGCCGGACAGGTCCGCGAAGCCTCGGAGTTCTCCCGTCGCTGA
- a CDS encoding flavin-containing monooxygenase, with amino-acid sequence MTSNQLQEVDTVIVGGGQAGLALAYWLAKEGRDFLILDQHGRPGDAWRQRWDSLKLFTPAKYDGLPGWPFPGHRLAFPTKDQLADYLEDYVRRFDLPFVSSVHVEEIRSEGEGFVVAAGDRHWHARNVVIATGGHHRPKRPGFAGELDPDIVQLHSQDYKNTGQLRDGTVLVVGLGNSGAEIALDVGGSHATVLAGKPSGEMPMKHGRAAARFALPVVKFLGVHVLTLNTSIGRKAAPGFKSMAAPLIRTKTKDLAAAGVQLVPRLAGVSEGLPVLDDGTRVEAVNVIWCTGYQEEYSWVKLPVFDEQGEPRQTRGVADDVPGVFFIGQEFLFAAASATLPGVCRDARYLARRLATERRPEPDGRRAKETRLPMSR; translated from the coding sequence ATGACATCGAACCAACTTCAAGAGGTAGACACCGTCATCGTGGGAGGTGGCCAGGCCGGGCTCGCGCTCGCATACTGGTTGGCCAAGGAAGGCCGTGACTTCCTCATTCTGGATCAGCACGGAAGGCCAGGGGATGCCTGGCGTCAACGCTGGGACTCACTCAAGCTGTTCACGCCCGCCAAATATGACGGGCTTCCGGGCTGGCCTTTCCCCGGACACCGCCTTGCGTTCCCCACGAAAGATCAACTGGCCGACTATCTGGAGGATTATGTGCGTCGTTTTGACCTCCCGTTCGTGTCCAGTGTCCATGTGGAGGAAATCAGATCCGAAGGTGAGGGGTTTGTTGTCGCGGCAGGGGACCGGCACTGGCACGCGCGCAACGTGGTGATTGCGACCGGCGGGCACCATCGTCCGAAACGTCCCGGGTTCGCAGGAGAGCTGGATCCGGACATAGTCCAGCTGCATTCCCAGGACTACAAGAACACGGGGCAGCTGAGGGACGGAACGGTACTGGTTGTGGGGCTTGGGAACTCGGGGGCGGAGATCGCCCTTGACGTTGGAGGGTCGCATGCCACCGTTCTTGCCGGGAAGCCCAGCGGCGAAATGCCCATGAAGCATGGCCGGGCAGCAGCACGTTTCGCCCTGCCGGTAGTGAAGTTCCTGGGCGTCCACGTTCTCACGCTTAACACGTCGATCGGACGCAAGGCCGCCCCGGGGTTCAAATCCATGGCGGCGCCGCTGATCCGGACCAAGACCAAGGACCTGGCGGCCGCGGGAGTGCAGTTGGTTCCAAGGCTGGCGGGGGTTTCGGAAGGCTTGCCGGTCCTGGACGACGGGACAAGGGTGGAGGCCGTGAACGTCATTTGGTGCACGGGGTATCAGGAGGAGTACTCGTGGGTGAAACTGCCGGTCTTCGACGAACAGGGTGAGCCGAGGCAGACCAGGGGAGTAGCAGACGACGTTCCCGGCGTGTTCTTCATCGGTCAGGAGTTCCTCTTCGCGGCAGCCTCGGCAACGCTTCCCGGAGTCTGCCGGGACGCCCGCTACCTGGCCCGCCGGTTGGCAACGGAGCGACGTCCGGAGCCGGACGGTCGCCGGGCCAAGGAGACCCGCTTGCCGATGAGCCGGTAG
- the ykgO gene encoding type B 50S ribosomal protein L36: MKVRNSLRALKKIPGAQIVRRRGRTFVINKNNPRMKARQG, translated from the coding sequence ATGAAGGTCAGGAATTCACTGCGTGCCCTCAAGAAGATCCCCGGCGCCCAGATCGTGCGAAGGCGGGGGCGTACCTTCGTCATCAACAAGAACAACCCCAGGATGAAGGCGCGCCAGGGCTAA
- a CDS encoding acyltransferase family protein: MPTIPAPARAGRRSSGPVAKSKFRPEIQGLRSLAVLMVVSYHVWIGRVSGGVDVFLLISAFLMTLQFTGRYKQGRPMDLVRHWLHLFRRLLPAVVVVLLATLAATFTFLPPTRWVEVVHQAWASLFYFENWLLQGLAVNYYATDHSLASPLQHFWSLSIQGQVFILWPVIFATVAVLCRRFSLRYRATLAYVFAIIFVLSLTYSVIFTATNQAVAYFDTFARLWEFALGTLLALILPGLNFAKPVRVIMGWVGVAAMLSCGVLLQVQTAFPGFVALWPTLAAVAVIAAGQTESRLGVDRILSSKFLVRLGDNSYALYLWHWPILVIALAWSGKDHAGWLSGTVIIALSLVLAFLTTKYVEKPFREWKWPEVKRRRSAIAIAACLAVACTPLLGFQYKQDLDLKAAQAQAFNDNPGAHALVPGYVDLVSDGAKTLPTAEQLPEDWATLSGPCEGDAKPEDKQLQDKCQQNGVGEDADREILVLGDSHSQQWLAALGPLAEAEHWKVTALLLGGCHFMPENPDADAGCNDFNAAAFRYAAEKAPDTVFMVGTMASPSSPDEQLVYGFEQTVTNFNDLGIEVVAIRDNPRFDYNVTECALSKGVDSADCRSDQPEVLAAESPFAAVQGTFGNAAFLDMTDLLCDGITCPSVVGNVFVYLDDNHLSRTYVTSMAEMFEERWFAATGWQP, from the coding sequence ATGCCAACGATCCCAGCCCCTGCCCGCGCCGGCAGGCGGTCTTCCGGACCCGTTGCAAAGTCGAAATTCCGCCCAGAGATCCAAGGTCTTAGGTCACTGGCCGTCCTGATGGTGGTCAGCTACCACGTCTGGATCGGAAGGGTTTCCGGCGGCGTGGATGTGTTCCTCCTGATCTCCGCCTTCCTTATGACACTGCAGTTCACCGGCCGCTATAAACAGGGCCGGCCCATGGACCTTGTGCGGCACTGGCTGCACCTGTTCCGGCGGCTGCTTCCCGCCGTCGTGGTGGTTCTCTTGGCCACGCTCGCGGCGACGTTTACCTTCCTTCCGCCTACACGGTGGGTAGAGGTGGTCCACCAGGCGTGGGCTTCACTGTTCTACTTCGAAAACTGGCTCCTGCAGGGCCTGGCCGTGAATTACTACGCAACCGACCACAGCCTCGCCAGTCCGCTCCAGCACTTCTGGTCCCTCTCCATCCAGGGCCAGGTGTTCATCCTGTGGCCCGTCATTTTCGCCACCGTCGCAGTTCTTTGCCGCCGGTTCAGCCTGAGGTACCGGGCCACTCTCGCGTACGTTTTTGCGATTATTTTTGTCCTCTCCCTTACCTACTCAGTCATTTTCACGGCAACCAACCAGGCTGTGGCGTACTTCGATACGTTTGCGCGCCTGTGGGAGTTTGCCCTGGGCACGTTGCTGGCGCTGATTCTTCCTGGGTTGAACTTCGCCAAGCCTGTCCGGGTCATCATGGGATGGGTCGGCGTGGCCGCCATGCTCAGCTGCGGCGTCCTGCTGCAGGTGCAGACGGCATTCCCCGGATTTGTTGCCCTGTGGCCCACTTTGGCTGCTGTTGCCGTGATTGCCGCCGGCCAAACCGAGAGCCGTTTGGGCGTGGACAGGATCCTGAGTTCAAAATTCCTGGTCCGGCTGGGCGACAACTCCTACGCCCTTTACTTGTGGCACTGGCCCATCCTGGTGATCGCCCTGGCATGGAGTGGCAAGGATCATGCAGGCTGGCTGTCTGGAACGGTCATCATCGCCTTGTCGCTGGTGCTGGCATTCCTGACCACCAAGTATGTGGAGAAGCCGTTCCGGGAATGGAAGTGGCCCGAGGTCAAGCGCCGCCGTTCGGCCATCGCCATCGCAGCCTGCCTTGCCGTTGCGTGCACGCCGCTCTTGGGGTTCCAGTACAAGCAGGACCTGGACCTCAAAGCAGCCCAGGCCCAAGCGTTCAACGACAACCCCGGCGCCCACGCCCTAGTCCCCGGTTACGTGGATCTGGTCAGCGATGGCGCAAAGACGCTGCCCACCGCTGAGCAACTTCCGGAAGACTGGGCAACGTTGTCGGGTCCGTGCGAGGGCGATGCCAAGCCGGAGGACAAGCAGCTGCAGGACAAGTGCCAGCAGAATGGCGTGGGGGAGGACGCCGACAGGGAAATCCTGGTGTTGGGCGACTCCCACTCCCAGCAGTGGCTGGCCGCGCTTGGCCCCCTGGCCGAGGCTGAACACTGGAAGGTTACTGCCCTCTTGCTGGGCGGATGCCATTTTATGCCCGAGAACCCGGATGCCGATGCCGGGTGCAATGACTTCAACGCCGCCGCTTTCCGCTACGCAGCGGAGAAGGCGCCGGACACTGTTTTCATGGTGGGAACCATGGCGTCCCCGTCGTCACCGGATGAGCAGTTGGTGTACGGCTTTGAGCAGACGGTGACCAACTTCAATGACCTCGGAATCGAGGTGGTGGCCATCCGCGACAACCCCCGCTTTGATTACAACGTCACCGAATGTGCGTTGTCCAAAGGCGTGGACAGTGCCGATTGCAGGTCGGACCAGCCCGAGGTCCTGGCCGCGGAGAGCCCCTTCGCGGCTGTGCAGGGAACGTTCGGCAACGCAGCCTTCCTGGACATGACCGACCTCCTTTGCGACGGCATCACCTGCCCCAGCGTGGTGGGAAACGTGTTCGTGTATCTGGATGACAACCACCTGTCCAGGACGTATGTGACCAGCATGGCTGAGATGTTTGAGGAGAGGTGGTTTGCCGCGACCGGGTGGCAGCCATGA